From Pseudoalteromonas viridis, one genomic window encodes:
- the katG gene encoding catalase/peroxidase HPI, giving the protein MSTKIFRKSALAALVSLAVTGLSACASNDDLQQGSQSNGEISKPKGAVGSGSVPMGVAKSNQFWWPDQLDLSPLRDHDSRSNPLGEDFDYAVAFNQLDMAALKRDMNELLTTSQDWWPADWGNYGPLFIRLAWHSSGTYRTLDGRGGGDGGQMRFDPLNSWPDNGNLDKAKRLLWPLKQKYGAQISWGDLMILAGTVGLENMGFKTYGFAGGRTDDWEPDLVYWGPEVEMLASDREEKDGKLQRPLGATHMGLIYVNPEGPKGKPDPVGSAKNIRVAFGRMAMNDEETVALIAGGHTFGKMHGAHKASKCVGKEPGGAAIEEQGLGWKNNCGKGHSEDTVTSGLEGAWTQAPTRWTTLYLQNLLNFEWQQTRSPGGAIQWIPTDEALHTSVPDAHVKGKFNSPVMTTADLALKYDPEYRKIAERFLANPEEYRLAFAKAWYKLTHRDMGPRARYLGNTAPDEALIWQDPVPAVDHALINEADAKAIKLDILKTGISVPALIRTAWASAASFRASDMRGGANGARIMLAPQKDWPVNNPDELSSVLNQLQAVQARFNRAAGGTKQVSMADVIVLAGAAAVEQAAKNAGITVSVPFTPGRTDATQAQTDVESFALLEPKADAFRNYFDVNASYRSPTEMLVDKADQLNLTVPEMTVLLGGLRVLGANAMDSQHGVFTDKVGTLSNDFFVNLLSMSHQWQKTSQAGLYESIDRSTGKKRFTATSVDLIFGSNSELRAVAEVYAYDNAQQKFAEDFVKAWHKVMQLDRFDLRHQL; this is encoded by the coding sequence ATGAGCACAAAAATATTCAGAAAATCGGCCTTAGCCGCGCTGGTGAGTTTAGCGGTAACAGGCCTCAGCGCCTGCGCCAGCAACGACGACCTGCAACAAGGCAGCCAGTCTAATGGCGAGATCAGCAAGCCTAAAGGCGCTGTCGGGTCCGGCTCTGTACCTATGGGCGTGGCCAAATCCAATCAGTTCTGGTGGCCGGATCAACTTGACCTGTCTCCCCTGCGCGACCACGACAGCCGCTCCAACCCACTGGGCGAAGACTTCGACTATGCCGTGGCATTCAATCAGTTAGACATGGCAGCGCTGAAACGTGATATGAATGAGCTACTCACTACATCACAAGACTGGTGGCCAGCCGACTGGGGCAACTACGGGCCGCTGTTTATTCGCCTGGCCTGGCACAGCTCGGGGACCTATCGTACATTAGATGGTCGCGGTGGTGGTGATGGCGGTCAGATGCGCTTTGATCCACTCAACAGCTGGCCAGACAATGGCAACCTAGACAAAGCCAAGCGCCTGTTGTGGCCGCTTAAGCAAAAGTACGGTGCGCAAATTTCCTGGGGCGATTTGATGATCCTGGCCGGCACCGTTGGCCTTGAAAACATGGGTTTTAAAACTTATGGCTTCGCCGGTGGGCGCACCGACGATTGGGAGCCGGATCTAGTCTACTGGGGCCCTGAGGTTGAAATGCTGGCCAGTGATCGCGAAGAAAAAGACGGTAAATTACAGCGCCCGCTGGGTGCAACACACATGGGCTTAATTTACGTCAATCCGGAAGGCCCCAAAGGTAAACCGGATCCTGTGGGATCGGCCAAAAACATTCGCGTGGCGTTTGGTCGTATGGCCATGAATGACGAGGAAACCGTGGCGCTTATTGCCGGTGGTCACACCTTTGGTAAAATGCATGGCGCGCACAAAGCCAGCAAATGTGTGGGTAAAGAACCCGGTGGTGCAGCGATTGAAGAGCAAGGCCTTGGCTGGAAAAACAACTGTGGTAAAGGCCACTCTGAAGATACCGTCACCAGTGGCCTGGAAGGTGCGTGGACTCAGGCGCCTACCCGCTGGACTACGCTTTACCTGCAAAACCTGCTGAACTTTGAATGGCAGCAAACACGAAGCCCGGGCGGTGCCATTCAGTGGATCCCAACTGATGAAGCACTGCACACCTCAGTACCCGATGCGCATGTCAAAGGTAAGTTCAACTCGCCGGTAATGACCACGGCCGATCTGGCGCTGAAGTATGACCCTGAGTATCGCAAAATTGCCGAGCGCTTTTTGGCCAATCCGGAAGAATACCGCCTGGCATTTGCCAAAGCCTGGTACAAACTCACACACCGCGATATGGGCCCGCGTGCCCGCTACCTGGGCAATACCGCACCTGATGAAGCCTTGATCTGGCAAGATCCCGTCCCGGCGGTCGACCACGCTTTAATTAATGAAGCCGATGCCAAAGCCATTAAGCTGGATATTCTGAAAACCGGGATCAGCGTACCGGCGCTTATTCGCACTGCCTGGGCGTCTGCCGCCAGCTTCCGTGCCTCGGATATGCGCGGTGGTGCCAACGGTGCCCGCATTATGCTGGCACCACAAAAAGACTGGCCAGTTAACAACCCGGATGAGCTATCGTCAGTTTTAAATCAGTTGCAAGCTGTACAGGCGCGCTTTAACCGCGCAGCCGGCGGCACTAAGCAAGTCTCTATGGCCGATGTGATTGTACTGGCAGGTGCCGCCGCAGTTGAACAGGCAGCCAAAAACGCCGGTATTACGGTGTCTGTGCCCTTTACACCAGGGCGCACCGACGCAACCCAGGCACAAACCGATGTGGAATCATTCGCGTTGCTTGAGCCAAAAGCGGATGCGTTCAGAAACTACTTTGACGTGAACGCCAGCTACCGCTCACCAACCGAAATGCTGGTTGATAAAGCCGATCAGCTTAACCTGACAGTACCAGAAATGACGGTGCTGCTGGGTGGTTTACGTGTACTGGGTGCCAATGCCATGGACTCTCAGCACGGTGTATTTACCGATAAAGTGGGCACGCTCAGCAATGACTTTTTCGTCAATCTTCTGAGCATGTCTCATCAGTGGCAAAAAACCAGCCAAGCCGGTTTGTACGAAAGCATTGACCGCAGCACAGGCAAAAAGCGCTTCACGGCCACCAGTGTGGATTTGATCTTTGGCTCAAACTCAGAGCTGCGCGCCGTGGCCGAAGTCTATGCCTATGACAACGCCCAGCAAAAGTTTGCAGAAGACTTTGTTAAAGCCTGGCACAAAGTGATGCAGCTGGACCGCTTTGACTTGCGCCATCAGTTGTAA
- a CDS encoding GTP-binding protein has protein sequence MTDNHENDKTYIYVGTIGAKGHGKTTLTAAITHVLAKEHLSAPQSFASIDDAPEYTTSTGVTCRSSMVDYVSKSYVYFHSDCPDYMDYAKGLITGHLRMGTAILVVSIDVGFNRETDEYLRLLRSMGISNVIVYINKADLIHDEAFISEMASLITEQLEEAGYDRALSPVIVGSAKKALEGDPKWENSIKALVQAMEDYVVPPVPLKDQPFVMPVEDIFMVSWRDTLARSRITSGTLYKNDELELVGIRDTQHAKCSSIEVDRFLKDSAQAPELAAVGLKGIDRSDIEEGMVLGKNGSIKPYTRFEALLYCLTGDEGGRKTPLHNGFEGDFRLHYLDVAGTASWPRDIEMMVPGDELNVTVRLSKSMAIRAGVRFEIRQEGQIIAVGSVMYPID, from the coding sequence ATGACAGATAACCATGAAAACGATAAAACATACATCTATGTTGGCACAATCGGCGCGAAAGGGCATGGTAAGACGACCTTAACCGCCGCGATAACGCATGTGTTAGCAAAGGAGCACTTATCAGCACCGCAGAGCTTTGCCTCAATCGACGATGCGCCTGAGTACACCACAAGTACTGGTGTAACTTGCCGAAGCTCAATGGTCGATTATGTTTCAAAATCGTACGTTTACTTTCATTCAGACTGCCCCGATTATATGGACTATGCTAAAGGGCTGATCACAGGTCATTTGAGGATGGGCACCGCCATCCTTGTGGTTAGCATTGATGTCGGCTTTAATCGCGAAACGGATGAATATCTCAGACTGCTGCGCTCGATGGGTATTAGTAATGTCATTGTTTATATTAATAAAGCCGACTTGATACACGACGAAGCGTTTATCAGTGAGATGGCGTCTCTCATCACAGAGCAGCTAGAGGAGGCAGGGTATGACAGAGCTTTGAGCCCGGTGATCGTGGGCTCGGCTAAAAAAGCGCTTGAAGGAGACCCCAAATGGGAAAACAGCATCAAAGCGTTAGTCCAGGCAATGGAAGACTATGTTGTTCCGCCGGTGCCTCTGAAGGATCAGCCCTTTGTGATGCCTGTTGAAGATATCTTTATGGTAAGTTGGCGCGATACACTTGCGCGTAGCAGAATAACAAGTGGCACGCTTTATAAAAACGACGAGCTGGAACTTGTGGGTATTCGGGATACTCAGCACGCAAAGTGCTCCAGTATTGAGGTCGATAGATTTCTTAAAGACAGCGCACAGGCCCCTGAGTTAGCTGCTGTAGGCTTAAAAGGGATCGATAGAAGTGATATCGAAGAAGGTATGGTGCTCGGTAAAAACGGGTCAATTAAGCCATATACACGTTTCGAAGCGCTACTTTATTGTTTGACCGGCGATGAGGGCGGACGTAAAACGCCTCTGCACAATGGATTTGAAGGTGACTTTAGACTGCATTACCTGGACGTGGCAGGCACAGCGAGCTGGCCTCGGGACATTGAAATGATGGTGCCGGGCGATGAGCTTAACGTGACCGTCAGGCTGAGTAAGTCTATGGCGATACGAGCGGGCGTTCGTTTCGAGATCCGTCAGGAGGGCCAGATCATTGCTGTTGGGAGTGTGATGTATCCCATAGACTGA
- a CDS encoding methyl-accepting chemotaxis protein, translating into MAIKDLSITKQIGLSFFSVFFVFFAVSLLTYNGLRGISDDLDSIVQTSIPSVEIVKDLKIELTTIRKDEFGATMNPDHPEMSEWLSILSDLRAGVNRKIALYSQLNVSVKERRQFEAFESAWRKYAAATSDFNALVRSGEVNRANETVLNSYPVFAKAMDELSELEKINSDNVGHAESSAIGAVKTVITAIIICTLVCAVMIALICVVLSGAIRRPLEEAMNLAGSIANGDLSTRIDIDSAGSNELGSLLVSLERMRQQLNGLVVKINDSAILLSSAVEEVNMISAQNAKGMENQQNELQSVASAMTQMQAAVSEVAQSTEMGAESANQAHMKSREGSTALTSSMSHISAVAETVTHAGELAVNLEKNAQNINVVVDVIREIAEQTNLLALNAAIEAARAGAQGRGFAVVADEVRSLARRTQESTTQIVEIVSDLQQKSKETGEATRTCQTGIDVCVEQTETVSQTISQIEQEIDSIAAMSTQIAAACNEQSVVSEELNRNIENINVAGVEMTEGANQISHACHDISELAHSLKSSVEQFKL; encoded by the coding sequence ATGGCAATAAAAGATTTATCCATTACCAAACAAATAGGTTTGAGCTTTTTTTCAGTATTTTTTGTTTTCTTTGCAGTGAGTCTGCTGACCTATAACGGACTGAGAGGGATCAGCGATGATCTTGATTCAATTGTACAAACCAGTATTCCTTCGGTAGAAATCGTTAAGGATTTAAAGATAGAGCTCACCACCATTCGTAAAGATGAGTTTGGTGCCACCATGAACCCGGACCACCCCGAAATGAGCGAGTGGCTGAGCATTCTGAGTGACTTACGCGCCGGGGTAAATCGTAAAATTGCGCTGTACAGTCAGCTTAATGTAAGCGTAAAGGAGCGCCGCCAGTTCGAGGCGTTTGAGTCTGCCTGGCGAAAATATGCAGCGGCAACGTCTGATTTTAATGCGCTGGTACGCAGTGGTGAGGTGAACCGTGCTAATGAGACGGTGTTGAACAGCTATCCCGTCTTTGCTAAGGCCATGGATGAGCTAAGTGAGCTGGAGAAAATCAACAGTGATAATGTGGGACATGCTGAGTCATCAGCCATTGGCGCCGTCAAAACCGTGATCACGGCCATTATCATTTGTACTTTGGTGTGCGCTGTGATGATTGCGCTCATCTGTGTTGTGCTCAGCGGGGCCATCAGACGTCCTTTGGAAGAAGCCATGAATCTGGCCGGCAGCATAGCAAATGGCGATTTAAGTACCCGCATTGATATTGACTCGGCAGGCAGCAACGAACTGGGCTCTTTGCTGGTGTCACTGGAAAGAATGCGTCAGCAGTTAAACGGCCTTGTTGTGAAAATTAATGACAGCGCTATCTTGCTCTCTTCCGCGGTGGAAGAAGTGAATATGATTTCGGCACAAAACGCCAAAGGCATGGAAAACCAGCAAAACGAATTGCAGTCTGTTGCCTCTGCCATGACCCAGATGCAGGCCGCCGTGTCTGAAGTGGCACAAAGCACCGAAATGGGCGCAGAGTCTGCTAATCAGGCTCATATGAAATCGCGTGAGGGCAGTACGGCACTAACAAGCAGCATGTCGCATATTTCCGCGGTGGCAGAAACCGTAACGCATGCGGGCGAGCTGGCGGTTAATCTTGAAAAGAACGCGCAGAATATCAACGTGGTAGTCGACGTGATCCGTGAAATTGCCGAGCAAACGAACCTGCTGGCGCTAAATGCTGCCATTGAAGCCGCCCGTGCCGGTGCGCAGGGCCGTGGTTTTGCCGTGGTGGCCGACGAAGTGCGCTCACTGGCGCGCCGTACTCAGGAATCAACCACACAAATCGTTGAAATTGTCAGTGACTTGCAACAAAAGTCCAAAGAAACGGGGGAAGCCACACGCACCTGTCAGACCGGGATTGATGTGTGTGTAGAGCAAACCGAGACGGTCAGCCAAACCATCAGCCAGATTGAACAGGAGATCGACAGCATTGCAGCAATGAGCACGCAGATAGCGGCGGCTTGTAATGAGCAGTCTGTGGTTTCTGAGGAGCTCAATCGCAATATTGAGAACATTAATGTGGCCGGTGTTGAGATGACTGAGGGAGCCAATCAAATCTCCCATGCCTGTCATGACATCAGTGAGCTGGCCCACAGCCTCAAATCCAGTGTCGAGCAGTTTAAATTGTAA
- a CDS encoding thiol-disulfide oxidoreductase DCC family protein — MSELTIFYDGTCPLCVKEMTALTKRDKAQRIKTVDIFSDDFTHYPGIDPDKANTVLHALDAKGNLLLGLDVTHQAWRLVGMGWLYAPLRWPIIKPIADKFYLLFAKNRYRISYWLTGKSRCDSGVCRK, encoded by the coding sequence ATGAGCGAACTCACCATATTTTATGACGGCACCTGCCCTTTGTGCGTTAAGGAAATGACCGCGCTGACCAAACGAGATAAGGCGCAGCGCATTAAGACAGTCGATATTTTCAGCGACGATTTTACCCATTACCCCGGCATTGACCCGGATAAGGCAAACACAGTTTTGCACGCGCTGGATGCCAAAGGTAACCTCTTGCTGGGTCTGGATGTTACACATCAGGCGTGGCGATTAGTGGGAATGGGCTGGTTGTACGCGCCACTCAGGTGGCCCATCATTAAACCCATCGCTGATAAGTTTTACTTACTGTTTGCCAAAAACCGCTATCGCATTTCTTACTGGCTAACTGGCAAGTCTCGTTGCGATAGCGGCGTGTGCCGAAAATAG